The Bradyrhizobium sp. LLZ17 genomic sequence GGGCCGGCGCTGGCCGTTGATGGCGAGAAAACGCGTCGCGGTCTCCGGAAACAGCGTCTCGAAATTCTCGACCATGCCGCTGGAGTCGTAGACCACCTGGGTCAGCACCATCAGGCGTTCGCGGGCTGTGGCGATTTCGGGCACGTTGGCGAAATCGCCCTCGATGACGACGGCGCCGACCATGCCGGAGGACATCTGGATATCCGCGCTGCCGTGGTGGTGCGGGTGATACCAATAGGTGCCGCTGGTGTGATCCGCCGGAAGGGCGACTTCGATGTTGTAGCTGCGGCCGGGCGCCATCGAGCGCATGACGTTGTCGGAAATCCCGCTCGGGCTGGCGTGCGCGCCGTGAAAATGAACATTGGTGTTGTTGAACTGGTGCGGATGGCTGATGTCCGCCGGCAATCCATCGCGATTGGGCGGCAGGTCGTTGATCAGCTTGATCCGCAGGGTATCGCCGGGCTTCATCCGCAAGGTCGGTCCGGGACTGCCGCCTTCATAGGACCTGACATAGAGCCTGACGCCGCCGATCTGGCGATAGGCATAGCCGACGCGCAAGGTGGTGCTCAGCACGCCGTCGACAGACCGCCGCACCTCGGGCTCGACCAACAGTTGATCCATGGCGGGCACCGGCGCTTCAGCGACCATCCCCATTGTCGGCGACATGTCCGCGGCGTGGGACATGCCCGCATGGTCGTGCACGGCTTGCTGGGCGTTCGCGGCACCTGCGAACAGCGACAACGCGCCGGCCTTGAGACCGCAATCGAGCAATTGGCGGCGCGACAGTGTCGTCGTGCCCGTCACGCTGGTGACCGAAGACGCACCGTTCGGATCATACTGCATTTGAATGTCGCCCCCTGTTGCCGGACCGTCTTCCGTTCGATTCGATTTTAAAGCAAGCTCTAAACCGGAATTCGAGATGCAAGCACACTACATTCACCGGTTGTAAAGGTTCTCACGCCTTCTATCGTCGCATGATGGATCGTCGCGGATTCGCGCTGGCGCTCGCCCGTGTGCTCTGGACATCGAATGCTGCCAGCATCCCGATGTCCTCGAAACTCTGTACAAGGATATGATCATGGGGCCTTCGCGACGCGAGTTCGTGAAGTGGTTGTCGGCGGGAGGCATCTCGGTCAGCCTGTCTCATCTGGCTTCGGCAGCCGGCGTGCCCTTCGCAGAGCACGAGACGCTGCCTGGACGCGGCAAGTTCAACCCCGCGGCGAAAGGCGCCGGCCGTGTCGACGGCGTCGCCAAGGTCACCGGCGCGAAGCTTTACGCTTCCGACTTCCGCGCCAATGATCTGGCGGGCTGGCCACAGGCCACCTCGCACGCGATCCTGGTCCGCGCCAATGACGCCACGCATGTCTACACCGGACTGGACCTCGCGCGCCTCAAGGGCGCGCTGAAGCCGT encodes the following:
- a CDS encoding multicopper oxidase family protein translates to MQYDPNGASSVTSVTGTTTLSRRQLLDCGLKAGALSLFAGAANAQQAVHDHAGMSHAADMSPTMGMVAEAPVPAMDQLLVEPEVRRSVDGVLSTTLRVGYAYRQIGGVRLYVRSYEGGSPGPTLRMKPGDTLRIKLINDLPPNRDGLPADISHPHQFNNTNVHFHGAHASPSGISDNVMRSMAPGRSYNIEVALPADHTSGTYWYHPHHHGSADIQMSSGMVGAVVIEGDFANVPEIATARERLMVLTQVVYDSSGMVENFETLFPETATRFLAINGQRRPVIEMRPGEVQRWRILNAAYQDDMLLDLEKHDLHAIAYDGIQLGAVQPLKQILIAPGQRADIVVKAGAPGTYAFNAAPYDQGHPSPVGPLARVVVSGAAMDMKLPGALPPAPLASIKESEITNRRKVVLSATAPEADAAGHWEEFEFFVDGKKFDPGRIDQRVKLGAVEEWTIVNTHEHDDHVFHIHTNPFQVVSVNGKALATPEWRDSVIVERKGGQVVFRSRFIDFTGVYMLHCHMMNHEEMGMMQTVEVYKP